Proteins from a single region of Psychrobacter cryohalolentis K5:
- the minC gene encoding septum site-determining protein MinC yields MTIADNYTDTSSATPALAFYGKMLTFSRVQFSTDDFVAIAAQLQSTLSNKSSHIPVLIDSEVEQDLSALVELLWSWGLQPIGVVTGLLDAQARELRLAIFPADGKRIERILPNKKAITQLSQVAAPTTAATDNSESKTDNVSAQQALQTSVEMQADLSVETAETLISTEHITSLIYDQMLRSGQSLNHVGGDLILTNSVNSGAEAITDNNLHVYGRAQGRLVAGATGDKDARIFCQVFNPSLVSVAGTYCLRDNLPEHVIDKSVEVRFLEGQGLVFTIIDESQINKGVKP; encoded by the coding sequence ATGACCATTGCCGACAACTATACCGACACTTCGTCAGCCACGCCTGCTTTAGCCTTTTATGGCAAAATGCTGACCTTTTCACGGGTACAGTTTAGTACCGATGACTTTGTGGCGATTGCTGCTCAATTACAAAGCACGTTGAGCAATAAGAGCAGTCATATTCCTGTGTTGATTGATAGCGAGGTTGAGCAAGATCTATCAGCACTGGTCGAGTTGCTATGGTCTTGGGGTTTACAGCCTATCGGCGTCGTGACGGGGCTACTTGACGCGCAAGCACGTGAGCTACGCTTGGCAATATTTCCAGCAGATGGTAAGCGTATTGAACGCATTTTACCCAATAAAAAAGCAATAACGCAACTAAGCCAAGTTGCTGCTCCTACAACGGCTGCTACTGATAATAGTGAGTCTAAGACGGATAACGTGAGTGCTCAGCAAGCGCTACAAACAAGCGTGGAAATGCAAGCTGATTTATCTGTAGAAACAGCAGAAACCCTTATCAGTACTGAGCATATTACCAGTCTTATCTATGATCAAATGCTGCGCTCAGGACAAAGTCTCAATCATGTCGGTGGCGATTTGATTTTGACCAACAGTGTCAATAGTGGTGCTGAAGCTATTACTGATAACAACTTGCACGTTTATGGTCGTGCTCAAGGTCGCTTGGTCGCAGGTGCTACGGGCGATAAAGACGCACGCATTTTTTGCCAAGTTTTTAACCCCTCTCTGGTGTCAGTCGCCGGTACTTATTGCTTACGTGACAATCTGCCTGAGCATGTGATTGATAAATCGGTCGAAGTGCGGTTTTTAGAAGGTCAAGGTTTGGTATTTACGATCATTGATGAATCTCAGATTAATAAAGGCGTCAAACCCTAG
- a CDS encoding acyltransferase — protein sequence MRLNATMQKLHQRAPKLGKAVSLATATGVIAANSFGGSIPLWLMGMGKIITGAPIADQTVIKITNHWISSNNALIKNLLPRKDWRITLPDDVHVHGKYLLVSNHQSWVDTSIVQYISEKRLPLTRFFTKFELIYIPIVGQAFYFLDFPMMRRHSKEAVAKNPALKGKDIEEAKRACALLQDKPFTLLNYLEGTRFTKEKHNKQNSPYTHLLKPRAGGLSLAISALGEHIDGILDMTIVYPDGVPTYGDLWKGNIKRLGVDVRYLEIPDDLFSGIKEGGYENDEDIKAQMFDWVEHVWQQKDQRITTMLAEFETNPKVDNSSN from the coding sequence ATGCGCTTAAACGCCACCATGCAAAAACTCCATCAGCGTGCCCCTAAATTGGGCAAAGCGGTTTCGCTAGCAACGGCAACGGGTGTCATTGCTGCCAATAGCTTTGGTGGTAGTATTCCCTTGTGGTTGATGGGTATGGGCAAGATTATCACTGGCGCCCCTATTGCAGATCAAACAGTGATTAAAATTACCAATCACTGGATTAGTAGTAACAATGCCTTAATAAAAAACCTCTTACCAAGAAAAGATTGGCGTATCACGCTACCTGATGATGTACATGTGCATGGCAAATATTTGCTCGTCAGCAACCATCAGTCTTGGGTTGATACCAGTATTGTGCAGTACATTAGCGAAAAACGCTTACCCCTCACGCGATTTTTTACGAAATTTGAGCTGATTTATATCCCGATTGTTGGTCAGGCTTTTTACTTCTTAGATTTTCCGATGATGCGTCGTCACTCTAAAGAAGCGGTTGCCAAAAACCCTGCTTTAAAAGGTAAAGATATCGAAGAGGCAAAGCGTGCTTGCGCGTTATTACAAGACAAACCCTTTACCTTGCTGAACTATTTAGAAGGCACACGCTTTACCAAAGAAAAGCATAATAAGCAAAACTCGCCTTATACCCATCTGCTAAAACCAAGAGCTGGCGGTTTATCGCTGGCGATTAGTGCTTTAGGTGAACACATCGATGGTATCTTAGATATGACCATTGTCTATCCTGATGGGGTACCAACTTACGGGGATTTGTGGAAAGGCAATATCAAGCGCTTAGGCGTTGATGTGCGCTATCTTGAAATACCTGATGATTTATTTTCTGGAATCAAAGAAGGTGGCTATGAAAACGATGAGGATATAAAAGCACAAATGTTTGATTGGGTAGAGCATGTTTGGCAACAAAAAGATCAGCGTATCACCACTATGTTGGCTGAGTTTGAAACCAATCCTAAGGTTGACAATTCGAGCAATTAA
- the minE gene encoding cell division topological specificity factor MinE, with amino-acid sequence MSKKKGFWSSLFGTDDSNAGSANMATERLKVIVASENRLNNRLTADRIEKMKREILEVVNKYVNGVQIDDVNINHRSEDSLDVLEMNINLPEHKK; translated from the coding sequence ATGAGTAAGAAAAAAGGATTTTGGAGTAGCTTATTTGGCACTGACGACAGCAATGCAGGCAGTGCCAATATGGCAACTGAGCGCTTAAAGGTTATTGTCGCAAGTGAAAATCGCTTAAACAATCGCTTGACCGCAGACCGTATCGAAAAAATGAAACGTGAGATATTAGAAGTGGTCAATAAATATGTCAATGGCGTACAGATTGATGATGTCAATATCAATCATCGTTCTGAAGATAGCTTGGACGTGCTTGAGATGAATATTAATTTACCTGAGCATAAAAAGTAA
- a CDS encoding imelysin family protein: protein MNITTVTSRKILPTTLAAALTGILMVSGCSKQSDEKATTDVPVETAEKTASKTSSAADKAHMDRLLISYADMAHAAYKDSLEMAKLLQSAVNTYVETPTQANLDAAKAAYKAARQPYSQTEVFRFDEGFVTANDNRNIGSTDSWEGQVNAWPLDEALIDYVSADYEGEYNSKDNIINSDSISVGSLKQDTSTITPELLAEMNEIGGSESNVTTGYHAIEFMLWGQDTNGVAEGAGNRPFSDYLMTDGQCTSGESVNPEASICERRGQYLKAATQLLVDDLTAMEAQWQPDSENTLRSDMMARRDSNSLRQIMYQMGSLALGELASQRIQVAFVTGSTEDEHECFSDLTHLSYANNARGIQNVFNGSYKTVAGKTVGGYGLKNYLIDTGNTEAADKLAADFAKVEAAFNVIVEKGEKENIKIDQMIATVGQASKHGVSAEEQNKRRGWIETSITSLQELTAGIENAAKAVGIDNLDADAGSQF from the coding sequence ATGAATATCACGACAGTGACAAGCCGTAAAATCTTACCGACTACTTTAGCTGCTGCACTGACAGGTATATTGATGGTATCAGGTTGTAGCAAACAGTCTGATGAAAAAGCGACCACAGATGTACCAGTTGAAACCGCAGAGAAAACAGCTAGCAAAACTTCATCAGCTGCTGATAAAGCTCATATGGATCGCTTGCTTATCAGTTATGCGGATATGGCACATGCTGCATACAAAGATTCGTTAGAGATGGCAAAGCTTTTACAGAGCGCCGTCAATACTTATGTAGAAACACCAACGCAAGCAAACTTGGATGCTGCAAAAGCCGCTTATAAAGCCGCGCGCCAGCCATACTCACAGACTGAAGTATTTAGATTCGATGAAGGTTTTGTGACTGCCAACGACAATCGTAATATTGGTAGTACGGACAGCTGGGAGGGGCAGGTGAATGCTTGGCCTTTAGATGAAGCATTGATTGACTACGTAAGCGCTGACTATGAAGGCGAGTACAATAGTAAAGACAACATCATTAATAGCGATAGCATTAGCGTTGGTAGCCTCAAGCAAGATACCAGTACCATCACGCCTGAGCTGCTCGCAGAGATGAATGAGATTGGTGGTAGTGAATCCAATGTGACCACAGGCTACCATGCTATTGAGTTTATGCTATGGGGTCAAGATACCAATGGCGTCGCTGAAGGTGCTGGCAACCGCCCGTTCAGTGATTATCTAATGACTGACGGTCAATGCACTAGCGGCGAGAGTGTCAATCCTGAGGCTAGTATCTGTGAGCGCCGCGGACAGTATCTAAAAGCAGCAACTCAACTACTGGTTGATGATTTGACCGCGATGGAAGCGCAGTGGCAACCTGACAGTGAAAACACCTTGCGTAGCGACATGATGGCACGTAGGGATAGCAATAGTTTGCGCCAAATTATGTATCAAATGGGCAGCTTAGCACTTGGGGAGCTTGCCTCTCAGCGCATCCAAGTAGCGTTCGTCACTGGATCTACTGAAGATGAGCATGAGTGTTTTAGTGACTTGACACACTTAAGCTATGCCAATAACGCTCGCGGTATCCAGAATGTCTTTAATGGTAGTTACAAAACAGTCGCGGGCAAAACCGTAGGTGGTTATGGACTGAAAAACTATCTTATCGATACAGGAAATACTGAAGCTGCTGATAAATTGGCTGCTGATTTTGCAAAAGTAGAAGCCGCCTTTAATGTCATTGTTGAAAAAGGTGAAAAAGAAAATATCAAGATTGATCAGATGATTGCCACTGTAGGACAGGCGAGTAAACATGGTGTTTCTGCTGAAGAGCAAAACAAGCGTCGCGGTTGGATTGAAACTAGTATCACAAGTTTGCAAGAGCTGACAGCTGGTATTGAAAATGCCGCAAAAGCCGTCGGTATTGACAATTTAGATGCAGATGCAGGTTCGCAGTTTTAA
- a CDS encoding imelysin family protein, with the protein MKINHALAMALSALSAGILISCVKPADDNKAAEVDRQVAQDSAEPKAGENSAVDGNTDKNVEKIVAVDISAETEKTYLTHVANEIVIPAYADAAKQSDLLHDLAQKHCQQAPVNGDELQALRDQWLVLAQAWASAEMVNFGPATASMSNLYINYYPDERGLVHSGVADLIAANPKLTAEQLANESAVVQGVPGLEEVLYANDSLDAGQCAYVISASSALSTRLKAIEKNWQQNATKLLAIDKTVESDQGLNEWINSLLSLVETMKSNAIDQPLGLSGKAKGHLPAATAEQSRAIINAKLATLNKAMTDPVLTAILGSNSENNVADNLSTALADTTTLLAQMPEDLATADKAKQQELYDHLTNVTRLIKRQLIPALGLRVGFNSNDGD; encoded by the coding sequence ATGAAAATAAACCATGCGCTAGCAATGGCGCTCTCGGCATTAAGTGCTGGCATACTTATTAGTTGCGTCAAACCTGCTGATGACAATAAAGCGGCTGAAGTAGATCGCCAAGTTGCACAAGACAGTGCTGAGCCGAAAGCTGGCGAAAATTCTGCGGTTGATGGCAATACAGATAAGAATGTTGAAAAAATAGTCGCTGTCGATATCAGTGCTGAGACTGAAAAGACCTATTTGACCCATGTAGCCAATGAGATTGTCATACCTGCTTACGCTGACGCGGCGAAACAAAGTGATTTGTTGCATGATTTGGCACAAAAACATTGTCAACAAGCGCCAGTCAACGGTGATGAATTGCAAGCGCTACGTGACCAGTGGCTAGTATTGGCACAAGCATGGGCAAGTGCTGAAATGGTCAACTTCGGTCCTGCGACCGCCAGTATGAGTAATCTTTATATCAATTATTACCCTGACGAGCGCGGCTTGGTACATAGCGGAGTGGCGGATCTTATCGCTGCCAATCCAAAACTGACCGCTGAACAACTTGCTAATGAAAGTGCCGTTGTCCAAGGTGTGCCCGGTTTAGAAGAGGTGCTTTATGCCAATGACAGCTTGGACGCTGGTCAGTGTGCGTATGTTATAAGCGCGAGTAGTGCGCTGAGCACACGCTTAAAAGCTATTGAGAAAAACTGGCAACAAAATGCGACTAAGCTATTAGCAATTGATAAAACTGTTGAGAGCGACCAAGGATTGAACGAATGGATTAATTCCCTACTGTCGTTGGTTGAGACGATGAAATCTAACGCCATTGATCAGCCATTAGGCTTGAGCGGTAAAGCCAAAGGTCATCTACCTGCTGCGACCGCAGAGCAAAGCCGCGCGATTATCAATGCAAAATTAGCGACTTTAAATAAAGCCATGACCGATCCGGTACTGACTGCTATCTTGGGCAGCAACAGTGAAAATAACGTGGCTGACAATCTATCGACTGCGCTCGCTGATACCACTACGTTATTGGCACAAATGCCAGAAGATTTAGCCACTGCCGATAAAGCCAAGCAGCAAGAATTATATGATCATCTTACTAACGTTACGCGCTTAATTAAGCGTCAATTGATTCCGGCACTTGGTCTCCGTGTCGGCTTTAACAGTAACGACGGTGATTAA
- a CDS encoding di-heme oxidoredictase family protein: protein MHVKKGFISKPRPILHSSLISQFKTASVGMSAPFTLSLVLVGVLSLSACQPVKDDNAANKDQPNSEGVEFELLDSERTQTIEALAGVPMQQLASFDPQEIKQGGDTGISVTSSESYSKPSSNITASRKGSFFIGNAFFRQPWVIAPASTDSRDGLGALFNVAACQSCHVKDGRGHAPMTAEDDADSFLIRLAMPATTDEQRQQLKDSLIEKIAHPMYGGQLQDRGIQGVPAEARIAVQWTDKPVTFADGHIETLRAPTFNLTNPGYGALDDEMMISPRVALPMIGLGLLEQIPDADIKKQAASNHKNSNDIKGKFNWVMDPQTGKVALGRFGWKAGQTKLITQNQSAFNEDMGLTSNIRPHESCMPAQTACKNAITGADEQGNGKPAVEVNDEVAKFVEFYTRNLAVPHRRNAEDKLVLAGKKRFYDMGCQSCHTPRYQLPKTADDHLEQHGQVIYPYTDLLLHDMGDELADRTIAGKLPPKNWQVEFLANSYEWRTPALWGIGLAQTVDPQATFLHDGRARTLMEAVLWHGGEAKKQQQKVLMLDKQGRTELSAFLQSL, encoded by the coding sequence ATGCACGTCAAGAAAGGTTTTATCAGCAAACCACGCCCCATACTCCATTCTTCTCTTATATCCCAGTTTAAAACTGCCTCTGTCGGCATGTCTGCGCCATTTACATTATCACTGGTATTAGTGGGTGTCTTGTCACTCAGTGCTTGTCAGCCTGTCAAAGATGATAACGCAGCCAACAAAGACCAACCAAATTCGGAAGGCGTTGAATTTGAATTGCTGGACTCTGAGCGTACTCAGACGATTGAGGCGCTGGCTGGCGTACCTATGCAGCAGCTTGCAAGCTTTGATCCGCAAGAAATCAAGCAAGGCGGTGATACTGGAATTAGTGTTACTAGTAGTGAGAGCTACTCTAAACCTTCATCGAACATTACCGCATCTCGCAAAGGCTCGTTCTTTATTGGTAATGCGTTTTTCCGCCAGCCGTGGGTGATTGCGCCTGCCAGTACGGATAGCCGTGATGGTCTTGGTGCGTTATTTAACGTCGCTGCCTGCCAGTCATGCCATGTCAAAGACGGTCGTGGTCATGCTCCTATGACTGCTGAGGACGATGCCGATAGTTTTCTGATTCGTTTGGCGATGCCAGCGACCACGGATGAACAGCGTCAGCAGTTAAAAGATTCACTTATTGAGAAAATTGCTCATCCTATGTATGGTGGTCAATTGCAAGATCGCGGTATTCAAGGCGTGCCAGCAGAAGCAAGAATTGCCGTGCAGTGGACAGATAAACCAGTTACATTTGCCGATGGACATATCGAAACCTTGCGCGCACCAACTTTTAACTTGACCAATCCAGGGTATGGTGCGTTGGATGATGAGATGATGATATCGCCACGTGTTGCTTTACCTATGATTGGGCTTGGGCTACTCGAACAAATACCCGATGCGGATATTAAAAAACAAGCGGCTAGCAATCATAAAAACAGCAATGATATTAAGGGTAAATTTAACTGGGTCATGGATCCACAAACGGGTAAAGTTGCCTTAGGTCGCTTTGGCTGGAAAGCAGGGCAAACCAAGCTGATTACTCAAAATCAAAGCGCCTTTAATGAAGACATGGGTTTAACTTCAAATATCCGTCCACATGAATCCTGCATGCCAGCGCAAACCGCTTGTAAGAATGCGATAACGGGCGCAGATGAGCAAGGCAATGGTAAGCCTGCGGTTGAAGTCAACGATGAAGTGGCAAAATTTGTAGAATTTTATACGCGCAATTTGGCAGTACCGCACCGCCGTAATGCAGAGGATAAATTGGTATTAGCAGGCAAAAAACGCTTTTATGATATGGGTTGTCAAAGCTGCCATACGCCAAGATATCAGCTACCAAAAACCGCTGATGATCATCTTGAGCAGCATGGACAAGTGATTTATCCTTATACAGATCTGCTGTTACATGACATGGGTGATGAGCTTGCGGATCGCACTATCGCTGGCAAACTGCCGCCAAAAAATTGGCAAGTTGAGTTTTTAGCCAATTCTTATGAGTGGCGTACGCCGGCTTTATGGGGAATTGGACTTGCCCAAACCGTTGATCCGCAAGCGACGTTTTTACATGATGGACGTGCCCGCACGCTGATGGAAGCGGTATTATGGCATGGCGGCGAAGCAAAAAAACAGCAGCAAAAAGTGCTGATGCTTGATAAACAAGGACGTACTGAATTGAGTGCGTTTTTACAGTCATTATAA
- a CDS encoding chemotaxis protein CheB, with the protein MGNIRALALKDKNEIKVLVVAEDHQQRMAFSDTVRSCGFHLVDCVTPSQLKDKFDGYESAIDIWLIDSDYDEHLATMTAASNPVAMLVGFSQAPYLNEAQQYAKWQRKFKRKLAQLLDLPNLIDNSVYKDDISDWRYVVFLGASMGGPSAVKEFLDHLSPTLPISILLAHHFNQTMISTLPRILNRHNDWHCQMITSSQRMRTGQCLIVPIDQQIVCDSTGRIILLDQAWVGDYKPAIGQILKNTSDVYGSELINIIFSGMGNDGTQYLDLIQDNDSQLWAQDPILSTCPSQPQAIIDSGYCTFIGSPQALAEKLTNYIANKATNDTPHSFIVSDL; encoded by the coding sequence ATGGGTAACATACGTGCCTTGGCGTTAAAAGATAAAAATGAGATTAAAGTACTGGTGGTGGCAGAAGACCATCAGCAGCGGATGGCGTTCTCTGATACAGTGCGGAGCTGTGGCTTTCATCTGGTGGATTGCGTTACACCATCGCAGTTGAAGGATAAGTTTGATGGTTATGAAAGCGCTATTGATATCTGGTTGATAGACAGTGATTACGATGAGCATCTAGCGACCATGACAGCTGCTTCCAATCCTGTAGCGATGTTGGTCGGGTTTAGTCAAGCACCTTATCTTAATGAGGCGCAGCAGTACGCTAAATGGCAACGTAAATTCAAACGTAAGCTTGCGCAACTGCTGGATTTGCCAAATCTTATCGATAATTCTGTCTATAAGGATGATATTAGTGATTGGCGTTATGTGGTGTTCTTAGGGGCATCTATGGGTGGTCCTAGTGCGGTTAAAGAGTTCTTAGATCACCTATCGCCAACACTGCCGATAAGTATTTTACTAGCGCATCATTTTAATCAAACCATGATTAGTACCTTGCCACGTATATTAAATCGCCATAATGACTGGCACTGCCAGATGATTACTTCCTCGCAGCGCATGCGTACAGGTCAATGTCTGATCGTACCTATCGATCAACAGATTGTCTGTGACTCAACTGGTCGCATTATCTTATTAGATCAGGCTTGGGTAGGGGATTATAAACCTGCTATTGGTCAGATTCTCAAAAACACCAGCGATGTTTATGGTAGCGAGCTGATAAACATTATCTTTTCAGGTATGGGCAATGATGGCACGCAGTATTTAGATTTGATACAAGATAATGACAGTCAATTATGGGCACAAGACCCAATTTTGAGTACTTGTCCCAGTCAGCCACAGGCTATCATTGACTCAGGATATTGTACCTTTATCGGCAGTCCTCAAGCATTGGCAGAAAAGCTGACCAACTATATTGCTAATAAAGCGACAAACGACACTCCACATTCATTTATTGTGAGCGACTTATGA
- a CDS encoding cytochrome b yields the protein MNTTHSNLTKWSFASRFFHWISAILLLITWTMIFLYDNLDSNLYIGLHKAFGVSLLFWMIARVINRIFTKAPPAVLMPKWQMLLSRLSHFVLYALLIAMPIAGLMMSLYGGRPVDIFGIFQIPVLVTPDRGLARLFNDWHVDIIWPMIIAFTVLHIGAALYHQFVKKDNLIARIK from the coding sequence ATGAATACTACTCATTCTAACCTAACAAAATGGTCCTTTGCCAGTCGATTTTTTCACTGGATTAGCGCGATTTTATTGCTGATTACATGGACCATGATTTTTTTATATGACAACCTAGATAGCAATCTCTATATTGGGCTACATAAAGCCTTTGGGGTTAGCCTGTTATTTTGGATGATAGCACGAGTCATTAATCGCATCTTTACCAAAGCGCCACCAGCAGTATTGATGCCGAAATGGCAAATGCTGCTTTCCCGATTGTCGCATTTTGTACTTTATGCTCTGTTGATTGCGATGCCAATAGCAGGGTTAATGATGTCTTTGTATGGTGGCCGTCCGGTTGATATATTTGGTATATTTCAAATACCTGTACTAGTAACCCCAGATAGAGGGTTGGCTCGACTCTTTAATGACTGGCATGTAGATATCATTTGGCCAATGATTATCGCCTTTACTGTGCTTCATATCGGGGCGGCTTTGTATCATCAGTTTGTGAAAAAAGACAACCTCATAGCACGTATCAAGTAA
- the minD gene encoding septum site-determining protein MinD: MAKIVVITSGKGGVGKTTTSASFAAGLALRGYKTVVIDFDVGLRNLDLIMGCENRIVYDFVDVINGNARLSQALVKDKQLENLYILPASQTRDKDALTDDGVAEIMEELSKQFDYIICDSPAGIERGAQLAMYHADEAIIVTNPEISSVRDSDRIIGILQSQTKKVAENQGSVREHLIITRYNAERAAANEMMDIETISNDILKVPLLGVVPESHSVLEASNHGEPVIHYTDSIAGQCYDDIVARFLGEERPLRHIDVKKKSLLQRWFGG, translated from the coding sequence GTGGCGAAGATTGTTGTAATCACTTCGGGTAAAGGCGGTGTGGGTAAAACCACGACCAGTGCTTCTTTTGCCGCCGGTTTAGCATTACGTGGCTATAAGACAGTTGTTATCGATTTTGATGTAGGCTTGCGTAATCTAGACTTGATTATGGGCTGCGAAAATCGAATTGTTTATGACTTTGTCGATGTAATCAATGGCAATGCACGCCTATCACAAGCGCTTGTCAAAGATAAGCAATTGGAAAATCTTTACATTCTACCTGCCAGTCAAACGCGCGATAAAGATGCATTAACAGATGACGGTGTGGCAGAGATTATGGAAGAGCTTTCTAAGCAATTCGATTACATTATTTGCGACTCACCTGCAGGTATCGAACGCGGCGCGCAGCTCGCCATGTATCATGCGGATGAAGCCATCATCGTTACCAACCCTGAGATCTCATCAGTACGTGACTCAGATCGCATCATTGGTATCTTGCAAAGCCAGACCAAAAAAGTGGCTGAAAACCAAGGTTCTGTACGTGAGCATCTGATTATCACACGCTATAATGCAGAGCGCGCAGCAGCCAATGAGATGATGGATATTGAAACCATCTCAAATGACATCTTAAAAGTTCCATTACTGGGCGTTGTTCCTGAGAGCCATTCCGTGCTGGAAGCTTCTAACCACGGTGAGCCCGTGATTCATTATACCGACTCTATTGCTGGTCAATGTTATGATGATATTGTCGCTCGCTTCCTAGGGGAAGAACGTCCGTTACGTCATATTGATGTGAAGAAAAAGAGTCTATTACAGCGCTGGTTTGGGGGTTAA
- a CDS encoding OmpA family protein, protein MRNTLMVAAIASGLALTGCVTDPNTGQQRLNKSAIGALAGAAGGATISKATGGDKTGRDAAIGAALGAGVGYYMERQARQLEQQMAGTGVTVKPNANGNIDLVMPGSITFSFDDATLNNSFKPTLDKLAATMNEYNQNTITIAGHTDSKGTDAYNMKLSRDRAYAVANYLSARGVASNRINVVAYGESRPVADNNSEFGRQQNRRVELTVNAPQSVR, encoded by the coding sequence ATGCGTAATACATTAATGGTTGCAGCAATCGCTTCAGGTTTGGCTCTTACCGGTTGTGTCACTGATCCTAACACTGGACAACAACGTCTTAACAAGTCTGCTATCGGCGCTCTAGCTGGTGCTGCAGGTGGTGCGACTATCTCAAAAGCTACTGGTGGTGATAAAACTGGTCGTGATGCTGCTATTGGTGCTGCATTAGGTGCTGGCGTTGGTTACTATATGGAGCGTCAAGCTCGTCAGCTTGAGCAACAAATGGCTGGTACTGGCGTAACGGTTAAGCCAAACGCTAACGGCAACATTGATCTGGTTATGCCGGGTAGCATCACTTTCTCGTTTGATGATGCGACTTTGAACAACTCATTTAAGCCAACGCTTGATAAACTTGCTGCGACAATGAATGAGTATAACCAAAACACCATTACTATTGCTGGTCATACAGACAGTAAAGGTACTGATGCTTATAACATGAAGTTATCACGTGACCGTGCTTATGCAGTAGCGAACTACTTAAGTGCGCGTGGCGTAGCATCTAACCGTATCAATGTTGTTGCTTATGGCGAGTCACGTCCTGTTGCTGATAACAATAGCGAATTTGGTCGTCAACAGAACCGCCGTGTTGAGCTGACAGTTAACGCACCACAAAGCGTTCGTTAA